Proteins co-encoded in one Salvia splendens isolate huo1 chromosome 4, SspV2, whole genome shotgun sequence genomic window:
- the LOC121800948 gene encoding uncharacterized protein LOC121800948, whose product MGGETSGENQGEEAEKVKPYPYRGMITRKKDAMIDVASLFKVVEVKVPLLTALKMPPISKFIKYYLAEKVNEEGRMITDENVSVVIKHSDLPSKKTDPRMFTLLISIGDILVEHAMCDLGASINVLSYAIYKKLGEANLVDVRLANKFCIHPEGILEDVIVKVNNFLYPADFFVIKMTEPAAKESSRVLPGRLFMSTASTIIDVRNGTISLDFNGEQFTFNIDDEGVVYLTLTEEAMKRPADSENMYSMDVTEPLVQEYLEEEFLQRQFTNSAADEEVEKEITDWYEAINVGKMDDQAIAKAVMHFCERPRPAGSSKIAQVSSLEKLPDQGGQLRKETEENPLPTEYAYLGENETLPIIINSQLTQGQEDKLLEVLRCNQKAIWWKLTDLVGINPDLCMHNIRLEERAKPHRDQQRKLNPNMREEVLKEIVKLVYIGIIYSIPDSNWVSPVHMVPKKGGIQVVKNEKNELIPTRPVTGWRMCIDYRKLNAATKKDHFPFSFIDQMFEKLARKQYFSFLNGYSGYFQIAVNPEDQEKTTFTCPFGTYAYRRMSFGLCNAPGTFQRCMMSIFSVLLEDWLHGLNRVLERFREKDFVLNFEKCHFMVTEGIVLGHVVSSRGIEVDQAKVAAIKYLLAKKESKLRLIRWVLLLQEFDWEAVDKKGSVNRVADHLSRIIQEDNGEAISDAFPEEHLYLIKSTSSLQSINQVERINQIEQRREIHRQMEPWFADMANYLVTGELPRNSSATPAISTGTILICGRWELIKSSDPAYQIGNKRTYWSTATR is encoded by the exons ATGGGCGGCGAGACCTCAGGAGAAAATCAAGGAGAAGAAGCTGAGAAGGTCAAGCCCTACCCATATCGTGGAATGATCACCAGGAAGAAAGACGCCATGATCGATGTGGCCAGTCTATTTAAAGTCGTGGAAGTCAAGGTGCCACTCTTGACGGCATTAAAGATGCCCCCAATCAGCAAATTTATAAAGTACTACCTGGCGGAGAAGGTCAATGAAGAAGGGAGAATGATTACAGATGAAAATGTCTCTGTAGTGATCAAGCATAGTGACCTCCCATCAAAGAAGACCGACCCAAGGATGTTCACACTCCTAATTTCGATCGGAGATATTCTagtggagcacgcaatgtgcgattTAGGGGCATCCATCAATGTTCTGTCGTATGCTATCTACAAAAAGCTGGGAGAGGCCAACCTCGTCGATGTACGACTGGCCAACAAATTTTGCATTCACCCGGAGGGGATTCTTGAAGATGTAATAGTGAAGGTGAACAACTTTCTGTACCcagccgacttcttcgtcatcaaGATGACAGAGCCAGCAGCGAAGGAGTCCAGCAGAGTTCTACCGGGAAGACTGTTCATGTCTACGGCAAGTACTATAATAGACGTCCGTAATGGGACGATCAGTTTGGATTTCAATGGAGAGCAATTCACGTTCAACATTGACGAtgaaggggttg TATACTTAACCCTAACAGAAGAAGCAATGAAGAGGCCAGCAGATAGTGAAAACATGTATTCAATGGATGTGACTGAGCCGCTGGTACAGGAGTATCTGGAGGAGGAGTTCCTACAAAGGCAGTTCACAAACTCCGCCGCGGACGAGGAAGTTGAGAAGGAAATCACAGACTGGTATGAGGCAATCAACGTGGGAAagatggatgatcaagccatcgcgaAAGCGGTGATGCACTTCTGCGAGCGACCGCGACCAGCTGGGTCAAGCAAGATCGCTCAAGTGTCTAGCCTCGAGAAGCTGCCTGATCAAGGCGGTCAGCTGAGAAAAGAAACGGAAGAAAACCCCCTGCCTACTGAA TACGCCTACCTGGGGGAGAATGAGACACTGCCAATTATCATCAACAGCCAGCTGACCCAGGGGCAGGAAGACAAATTGCTAGAAGTACTGAGGTGCAATCAGAAGGCCATATGGTGGAAGTTGACAGATCTGGTAGGCATCAACCCAGATTTATGCATGCACAATATCAGATTGGAAGAAAGAGCTAAACCCCATCGTGACCAGCAGCGtaaactcaaccccaacatgagggaagaggtactCAAGGAGATAGTCAAGCTGGTCTACATAGGAATCATCTACTCCATCCCGGATAGCAACTGGGTcagtccagtacatatggtgCCAAAGAAGGGCGGAATCCAAGTTGTAAAGAACGAGAAGAATGAGCTGATTCCGACACGGccagtcactgggtggaggatgtgtattgattacAGGAAGCTGAATGCGGCCACAAAGAAAGATCATTTCCCGTTTtcattcattgaccagatgtttgAGAAGTTAGCCAGGAAACAATACTTCAGTTTCCTCAATGGGTACAGTGGCTATTTCCAGATCGCGGTGAATCCAGAGGACCAAGAGAAGACCACTTTCACCTGCCCTTTTGGCACCTACGCCTACAGAAGAATGTCATTTGGCCTCTGCAATGCCCCAGGCACcttccaaagatgcatgatgagcatcttctctgTTTTGTTGGAGGATT GGCTACATGGCCTAAACAGAGTGCTGGAGAGGTTCCGGGAGAAAGACTTTGTGTTAAACTTTGAGAAATGCCATTTCATGGTTACCGAAGGCATTGTCCTGGGCCACGTCGTGTCAAGCAGAGGGATCGAAGTGGATCAAGCCAAGGTGGCAG CGATCAAATACCTCCTGGCTAAGAAAGAGTCAAAGCTGCGCTTGATCAGGTGGGTACTCCTGCTACAAGAGTTTGACTGGGAGGCAGTCGACAAGAAGGGCAGTGTGAATAGAGTGGCTGATCATTTAAGCCGAATCATACAAGAAGACAATGGAGAAGCCATTTCTGACGCCTTCCCTGAAGAGCACTTGTACCTGATCAAGTCAACGTCCAGTCTGCAGTCTATTAACCAAGTTGAGAGGATAAATCAAATTGAGCAAAGGAGAGAGATCCACAGGCAGAtggagccatggttcgctgacatGGCCAACTATCTGGTGACGGGCGAGCTGCCCAGAAACTCAAGTGCGACTCCCGCTATTTCTACTGGGACGATCCTTATATGTGGAAGATGGGAGCTGATCAAGTCATCCGACCCTGCATACCAGATTGGGAACAAGAGGACGTATTGGTCCACTGCCACACGCTAG